DNA sequence from the Candidatus Fluviicola riflensis genome:
TTCCAGGGAATGCTTCACATGATCGGCGCAAACAAATACGAATGCTCCCTGTGGTGCGTGCGTGACTGCTGCTTCAATAGCGGAAGCTTCATCTGAAATCACGTCAACATCTGCATCGGGATTGACGGAAGAAATACCTTCCATCAGCAACTGTGTCATTTCTTCATTTGGTCGTCCACGGTTATTTTTATCGTGCCGAATAATGATTTGATCGAAGATCTCAGCGGCATATTTTCCCTGATTGCGAATGTCCTGATCACGTCGGTCACCCGTAGCACCGATCACCCCGATCTTGGGCGATTCTACCGTTGACATATATTGCTGAATCGCTTGAAAACCGGAAGCATTGTGGGCATAATCGAGTATCAGCTTACAATGGCCGAATTCAAACTGGTTCATTCTTCCGGGGGTTGTTTCCGGCGAAAGAACGAATGAAGCAAGTGCGATCCTGATTTGTTCAAGTGGAAATCTGGAAGCGATACCGGCAGCAATGACCGGGAGCACATTTGCGACCATAAATTCCAGTTTTCCTCTGTGAGTAACAGGAACCTGGTTTACAGGTAATATCCGGGTAATGAGTTCACCGTTTTTTACCACAAAAAAATCATCTTCGACTAAAACGGCCATTCCGCCCTGGCTGCAATGATCATCGATTCGTGGATTGCTCTTTGTTGTGCTGAATAAAATGACATTGCACGAGACGATGTTCCGCATTTCATAAACCAAATCATCATCCGCGTTTAAGATTGCGTAACCAGTATCGGAAGTGCTTCTTGGGACCACTTCTTTTACCTCTGCCAGGTCTTCGAGCGTATGAATATCATCCAGTCCGAGGTGGTCTTCACTTACGTTCGTCACGATACTAATATCACATTCGTCAAAAGCTAACCCTGACCTGAGAATTCCTCCACGGGCACATTCCAGTACCGCGTAATCGACTGTTGGGTCAGAGAGAACTAACCGCGAACTTTGTGGGCCGCTGCAATCACCTTCTGCGATCATGTGTTTATTGATGTAAATACCTTCCGTAGTGGTGAAACCAACATTTTTGCCGGCTGTGGCTGCCATGTGCGCGATGAGTCGGGTAGTGGTGGTTTTTCCGTTGGTACCAGTTACTGCCACCACAGGAATTCGTCCATTGGACTGCCCGGGAAAGATCATATCGATGACCGGTTTGGCCACATCGCGTGGTGTTCCTTTTGATGGATGGGTGTGCATACGGAATCCCGGGCCTGCATTTACTTCTAATACAGCGCCATTTCCGATGTGCAGCGGTTGTGTAATATCCTTGGCTATAATGTCAATGCCGCAAACATCCAGCTGGAAGATCCGGGCAATCCGTTCGGCTAAGAAAACATTGTAGGGGTGCACGATATCGGTAACGTCTGTTGAGGTTCCACCGGTTGAAAGATTGGCTGTCCGCTTGAGTATCGCTTCTTTTCCGGCCGGTAAAACGTCATCCAAAGTCAATCCCTGTTCCTTTAACAGGTTTTTGGTGTGCGCATTGATTTTAATCGTTGTCAGGATTTTCTCATGTCCAGTTCCACGATCCGGATTGTTATTGGTGATCGTGATCAGTTCACGGATCGTACAAATCCCGTTTCCTGTTACGCAGGCCGGCGTACGTTTTGCAACTGCCACAAGCTTGTAGTTGATCACAAGAAAACGATAATCATCGCCTTCAATGTATTGCTCCAGGATGATTTTATCGGATATTTTCCATGCCTGATTCGCTGCTTTTAGCACACCTTCTTTGGTCGTTATATTTGCTGTGATCCCGCGTCCGTGATTACCGTCCACCGGTTTTACGACCAGCGGGAACTGGATGTTGTCCATCTCTTCCCTCAAACCGGTTTTATCGTAAACGATCACGCCTTTCGGAACAGAAATACCGGCCTTTTCAAGCAAGTTTTTCGTGAGCCATTTACAGGCAACTGTTTCAACAGCCAGGTTGCTGGTGGTACCCATTATAGTGGCGCGGAATAATTGTTGATTTTTCCCGTAACCAAGCATATAAAGCGAATCGTTATCCAGTCGCATCGCCGGAATACCTCTTCGCATTGCTTCATCAAGAATGGCCTGGGTGCTTGGCCCGGCTGCTTCATCCAACCATATTTCGTGGAGCTCACTGATGACTTTTTTGAGATTAAACGATTTTTTTTCCGCCATCGCTTTTACGAAATTTACCGCAGCTTTTCCAGCGTAAATTCCTGCTTTTTCTGATAGATAAGAAAAGACAACTTTGTATACGCCATATTCTCCTGTTGATCGCGTTCTTCCATAGCCGCAATCCATTCCCGCCAACACCTGCATCTCGAGTGCAACATGTTCAATCACATGTCCAAGCCACGTTCCTTCGCGCATTCTTTCACATAAACCGCCTTCTTTTTCTTCAGAGCATCTGTGCTCATACAAAGAAGGTATTGCCTGCATAATCCGTTCATAAAATTGGGGAATCCTGTTTGTAGGAAGTTCTTCATACTTACCGATATCCAATTTCATTACGATTAGCCTTTTCCTGTAATTCGACCAGTAGTTTGGCCCTCTCATTACCTGGATCCTCATGATTTCCATGTCTTCAATTTTTAAATCAGTTTTTTGTAATAAACGATATCACTAAGTAGAGCTAGAGATGTTGGTCTAACCAAATACTGTGAATAGTAAAAATAGACAGGTGAAAAGGGCAAAACCTTACACAATTTTTTCACCGATTTGCATAATTCCTATAATTATCAAAATTTATGATCTGGATAAATGGGCGATTGACTATTAAGCACACAACTCTTTTAGAATTTAACATGCCGCGTATTTTTACCACGAATCAGCCTTAGACAACACCGATTTTGAAGCATGTTTCAACGCTTTCAGAATTTGACGTGCTGCGTTTCCACTACGAATCAGCCTAAGGCAGATACGTGAACGAATAACGAGCTGTGTACCAATTATTTATTATGAATACC
Encoded proteins:
- the cphA gene encoding cyanophycin synthetase; protein product: MEIMRIQVMRGPNYWSNYRKRLIVMKLDIGKYEELPTNRIPQFYERIMQAIPSLYEHRCSEEKEGGLCERMREGTWLGHVIEHVALEMQVLAGMDCGYGRTRSTGEYGVYKVVFSYLSEKAGIYAGKAAVNFVKAMAEKKSFNLKKVISELHEIWLDEAAGPSTQAILDEAMRRGIPAMRLDNDSLYMLGYGKNQQLFRATIMGTTSNLAVETVACKWLTKNLLEKAGISVPKGVIVYDKTGLREEMDNIQFPLVVKPVDGNHGRGITANITTKEGVLKAANQAWKISDKIILEQYIEGDDYRFLVINYKLVAVAKRTPACVTGNGICTIRELITITNNNPDRGTGHEKILTTIKINAHTKNLLKEQGLTLDDVLPAGKEAILKRTANLSTGGTSTDVTDIVHPYNVFLAERIARIFQLDVCGIDIIAKDITQPLHIGNGAVLEVNAGPGFRMHTHPSKGTPRDVAKPVIDMIFPGQSNGRIPVVAVTGTNGKTTTTRLIAHMAATAGKNVGFTTTEGIYINKHMIAEGDCSGPQSSRLVLSDPTVDYAVLECARGGILRSGLAFDECDISIVTNVSEDHLGLDDIHTLEDLAEVKEVVPRSTSDTGYAILNADDDLVYEMRNIVSCNVILFSTTKSNPRIDDHCSQGGMAVLVEDDFFVVKNGELITRILPVNQVPVTHRGKLEFMVANVLPVIAAGIASRFPLEQIRIALASFVLSPETTPGRMNQFEFGHCKLILDYAHNASGFQAIQQYMSTVESPKIGVIGATGDRRDQDIRNQGKYAAEIFDQIIIRHDKNNRGRPNEEMTQLLMEGISSVNPDADVDVISDEASAIEAAVTHAPQGAFVFVCADHVKHSLELVKKLQEKLVYRFSKVS